One genomic region from Magnetofaba australis IT-1 encodes:
- a CDS encoding nucleotidyltransferase domain-containing protein — MVAQSVIETVQGYLDALKRQGVPVEFAVLYGSFARGEQHEWSDIDLMVISPLFDAPKKSADVDLLWLATLDSDVRIEPVAIGAQQWREDDSIGLIEIARREGQIIQPH, encoded by the coding sequence ATGGTTGCGCAATCAGTTATAGAGACGGTTCAAGGGTACTTGGATGCGCTCAAACGGCAGGGCGTACCCGTAGAATTTGCCGTGCTCTACGGCTCGTTTGCCCGCGGCGAGCAACACGAGTGGAGCGACATCGATCTAATGGTGATCTCTCCCCTGTTTGACGCGCCCAAAAAGAGCGCGGATGTGGACCTCCTCTGGCTGGCGACGTTGGATTCCGATGTGCGCATTGAACCGGTGGCCATCGGCGCCCAACAGTGGCGCGAAGATGACTCAATCGGCCTGATCGAAATCGCCCGTCGCGAAGGCCAGATCATTCAGCCCCATTGA